The genomic window AAGCAAGGCAGAAAAGTAGGAGGAAGGGAGGTGTTCCAACCACCGTGGTTCAGCACTTCAGATACCACAGAGTGAGGAGATTGTGCTTCTACTTGTTCATTATTTTCAGTAACTACATAATGGTCTTTCTATAGAGCTTTGGCATTTTCTAGATGATGccctggctgagcagggatgtgggatTGGCAGCTGCATGTCTGAACTGCAGCATGTCTGCAAACCACCCTGTAGTGACATCCAAGACTTCAGACTTGAATGGAAGCAGAGGGAGTGCACTGCATGAATTCTCAGGTCTCCTCTGGAAGAATCAATACTCCAGTGGCTACTTAACCCCCACAGCAACTCCTGTGTAGGGTCAACCCTCCACAACAATCTCTTCTGGCTGTTCtggtgtagtagttttggctttagtcagcataggtccccatttaggcctcagtttttagcaggcgACAGTATCggacaaaccgagatgctgtgatccccatccatagGTTGATCAAGAAGCTGGAAAGTCAAGGGGTGGTCAGTAGAACACattcacccttcaacagccccatctggcctgtacACAAACCAGATGGAGAATAGAGACTGACagtggactatcgtggcttgaatgaggTCACGCCACCAttgagtgccgctgtgccagatatgttggagctccagtatgagctggagacCAAAGCGGCAAAATGGTACGCCACTgttgacattgctaatgcatttttctccattctctTGGCAGCGGAGTGCAGGCCgtagtttgctttcacctggaggggcatcCAGTACACATGGAAtcgattgccccaggggtggaaacatAGTCCTACCATCTGCCATGGGCGGATCCAGGCCGCActagagaagggtgaggccccagaacataTCCAATatattgatgacatcattgtatggggagacacagcaaaagaagtattcagaaaaggacaaaagatcATCCAGATACTCCTCaaggctggttttgccatcaagaAGAGTAaagtcaagggacctgccagagagatccAGTTCCTAGGGGTGAAATGGCAGGACGGGCGTTGTcagattccaaccgacgtcatcaataagattgtagcaatggctccccCGACTAGCAAGAAGGAGACTcaagcgtttctgggagccataggcttctggcgaatgcacattCCTGAGTACAGCCAGATTGTGAGCCCTCTCTACTTTGTGACCcataaaaagaacaatttccaatggggtcctgaacaacaacaggcattcaagcagatcaagcaggagattgcacatgccgtggctcttggacctgCCAGGACAGGGCCAGATGTACAGAATGTGCTTTactccacagctggagataaaggcccctcctggagcctctggcaaaaagTGCCTGGTGAGACGCGAGGgtgaccacttggtttctggagccgaagctacaaaggctctgaggccaattacacccctatggagaaggaaatcttagCGGCATATaaaggcatacgagcagcctcagaagtcATCGGTactgaagcacagcttttcctggcacctcgactaccggtgctaagctggatgtttaagggaaaagtgccccctacacatcatgccaccgatgccacgtggagcaaatggattgctttgattatgCAACGCGTTggaattgggagctcgaatcgccctggaattttagaaatcattagtaattggcctgaaggtggggacTTCAGTCTGGCagaggaagaaggggaggagtCAGTGAGTCGcgctgaagaagctccaccatataaccagctgccagatgaagagacgcgctacgcacttttcactgatggttcttgaCGTATCGTAGGAAAGAGccggaagtggaaagcagctgtgtggagtcccaccagacgggtggcagaagccactgaaggGAAAGGTgaatcgagtcagtttgcagaactCAAAGCCATCCAATTAGCCCTGGACATcgcagaaagagaaggatggccaaggctctacttgtacaccgactccTGGATGATAGCGAATGccctctggggatggctagaccggtggaATAAAATGAATTGGAGACgtagagggaaacccatctgggcagcagatctgtggcaagacattgctgccagagtaaagaaactgAACGTGAGAGTCCaccatgtagatgcccatgtgcctaaaggtcgagctaatgaggaacatgataataacagacaggcagaccgagctgcacagatcgaggtgtcacaagtagacctagactggcagcaaaagggagaattgttcctggctcaatgggcccatgatgcttcaggccaccAAGGCCGGGATGcaacttataaatgggcacgagaccaaggggtggatttaaccatggacattatctctcaggttatccacgattgtgaaacctgtgctgccattaagcaggcaaaaaggttgaagcccctCTGGTATGGTGGACACTGGGATAAGTATAGATACGGAGAAGCCTGGCAAGtggactacatcacattgccacagacccACCAgggtaagcgctatgtgcttaccatggtagAAGCGACCACCGGATGGCTAGAGACTTATTCGGTATCACATGCAACAGACCGGAATActatcctgggccttgagaaacaggtcttgtggaggcatggcactccagatcgcatcgaatcagataatgggactcatttcaagaacaatctggtggccacttgggcacgggagcatggtatcgaatgggtatatcacattccatatcatgcacctgtggctgggaaggtgaaaggtgcaatggactgttaaaaacaactctaaaAGCACTAGGTGAAGGAACTCTgaggaactgggataagcacttagccaaggccacctggttggttaacactaGAGGCTCTATCAATCGAGCTGGTTCTGCCCAaacagaatccctccacacggtggatggagacaaagttcccgCAATTCACCTGAGAGGCATAttagggaaatctgtttggGTTACTTCTCCCTCGGGCCAAAGaaaacccattcgtgggattgtttttgcccaagggccTGGGAAtacctggtgggtgatgagaCAAGATgctgagatccagtgtgtgccccaaggcaacctagccttggggaaaacctAATTGTGTgccttgagttgtgttttgcagtaAACCAGACACCGGATaagaaagacccaaacaaagctgatactggtatcccatgacgtccaacgataaggcagccccAACCTGTGAACCAGTcctgaacttggaactgtgactttaACCAAAAGGCGAAGGAcccaagctgaactgatgctggtgctgATCCTTGATGAAAGGACACCTGCCTCGAAAgactgcatatggactatacatatatgcatataagcgtggaaaaaaaaatgattacTGTGGGATATGGGCCGTTGATGtcatatgatatgaaataaggggtggacgttgtagtagttttggctttagtcagcataggtccccatttaggcctcagtttttagcaggcctcaaaggttgtgacacagattagaggggacaggtatcatctgacttaagcagccaaagaggtatttcatatcatctgacatcatcaggaagtgtcggggagtataacaagcaaggtgggaggagtctctgctctcttcggtccatgcttctgaccaggatggttcccgctccctgactgctgataaCAGGCCCTCCTGCCAGTCCGCACGTCTGTTTACCCGGGGACGTGAgtacattcctgttaattcctctttccctcttgcggggaggtttcctttggggagggggtttggttggtttggagtttcacctgttagctggggcaacctcggtgagcctgttgttgttttctgtcactatgtgctatatcatattctgtgttaagctctcctcttctctgtataaatataaaaacctcactgtgtctaaagcctcgtttctgctgttttccctcactctcctgctctgggagtggactttttgactgggtaccaggcagttggcattttgccagctcaaactacAACATCTGGTGAgacagtggctgctgctgtcaaTTTCTGCTGCCAGTGGTCAGCAAAGGGATTTCTGTGTGGAGTTCTCTGCAGGTTTTGTCTCGAAGATGGTCTTGGGACCCAGCTTGTCCACCAGTAAATGCTGGTCAGATCGAGCACAGACAGTAAGAAGAATAAATTCATCTACAGATAAGAtaagaagaaagcagagatcAGGAAAGGATCCATCAGATATCCACATAAAGAACAGGGAGGTGGGGgcctcagcctggagagaaggaggctTGGGggagaccttctcactctctacagcTGCCTGAAATGAGGATGGGGCCAGGTGGAGGTCAgactcttctcccaagtaacatgggacaggatgagaggaaacggcctgaagctgtgccaggagaggttcaggctggacatcagaagcaatttctccactgaaaggtttgtcaggcattggaggggggctgcccagggaggtggcagagtccccatccctgaaggtgtccaaagaatgactggatgtggcactcagtgctctgggctggttgACACAGTGGTAACACATGTGTAAGAGTAGGGCTGAATTAAATCCATGCAAGAATCAATGGGAATGGGTAAAAGCAAAGTGTTCAGAAGGTTCATTAAAAGTAGTAAAGCAACAAACCCAACTGAACACATTCCCATATCCATGAATTCCCACACTGAGTTGTCCTCATTTCCTACACTAGCTCTCCTCTATACAGTAAGTCGATGACATGGTTGAATGGCTGCAAAGGAAAGCCATGGAATAGGAAAATGCCAAGCTGTCTTTTCCTGTGATAACATGGACAAGGGGCAGTAGCTGACACAGAGGACAAATGGTGAGTATTAGTGATGCAGAGAACTACTGAGGGATAAGGAATAGAGAATATCATTCTTACAAAATGAGTTCGGCAAGAGCCCTCTTTTAATTCCAGTAATATTCAAAGCCATTCTCTTGCTCAGCAGAAAAGGGGATTACTATAAATAGCACACATATGATCTTTCACGGGATCTTTCAAACTATAACGAAAGGACTCTGAAAGAGCACAAGCAGTGAAATGTATTCAGATGGGGTTTTTAAGCTGTTTTGTATCCAGACTGCAGCTAAGTAACCAGAAATCCATGTATACTTAATGCAGTTACATTTAAATAGCAGaattcccactgacttcagcagtGAATGTATTATATTTCCATATAAAATGCACATCTACCAAAGCAAAGGCTGCCACCGTCCTTCTCTTGAGTGAACTGAATCAAGTCCTTGATGTGATGGTCATTTATAACttccaaaatattaaaatttggCATGACTTACTTGTTTTATGACAAGGCTTATTTGatgactgctttttttttccttctttcttttttcttctttggaagAGCTGTGCACAGCTCATGGGAGCAAGCTTTTAACAGTTGTTTTCTGTGAATAAAATCTAAACTGCCATTGCCACAAAAATGTGAACAAAGCCAATAGAAGGGTCAATGATTGTCATTTAAAaggctattttattttaaaaaatattttttattattactaggAAAATTAATGAGTTACTTACCTTGTAGAATTATAGAAATGTGCTAAAAATACTtcacttttttgtttgattttggtgTAATAGTACTGATTTATTgcaagggtgggcaggccctggcacaggttgcccagagaagctgtggctgccccatccctggaagtgcccaaggccaggttggatggggctctgagcaagctgggctagtggaaggtgtccctgcccatggcagggggttggaataagatgatctttaaggtcccttccaacccaaactattctgtgatttttttgatgattttttgATTACACACTGAACTCCCTAGGGCTAAGTGCTTTACTTTGTGAGCaaaataataattcatttttctgCTACAGAAGTATAAGCTGTGCTGTTTTTAAAGGTCTGAGACTTTGTGTCACTgtgtaaaacaaaaccaaaaagtcaGCACTTTTTAAAGAAGGAGAAACACCATTTTGCATCTTTAAGGACTTGAAAGTGTTTGACTACAAAAGtgaggtgggaagggagggagaagtgTCAAGTTTGGGACAATAAAAGGAGGATCTATTTTCCAAAGAGCAAGCAGGAACACCTCAGGGTTGACAACTCAGGGCCCATCAGATGCAGAAGCAACAAATTCCTAATAAGTTGGTGTTCATTCTGTCCATCTGTGGCAAAACGTATTAAAAAAGTTATATTTCACAGGTCTGGTTATATTTTACCTAAGACAGACTTTGCATACATTTGTGAACATACGACAGTATGCTAATATTGGCATTATTATATAAACAGCctattttcctctaaaaataaCCAGAGGTGATTATGCTGACTCGCTTTGGTGGCTttaaaatgcaaggaaaattttaaaataatttaaatagaaaCACTTATTTTGCCATCTCTCTTCcttattttctaacattttatttatacttGCAGTCATATAGAAAACAAAGTGAGAGTGAcatctggagaaggaaaaactgcCACCAAAAAGACTGTGTATGATTTTTAATAAGGTCTCTATAAAACAGatacaaggaaaatattttacacatGTTACAAATGCTCTGTAGAGTGActccaaacagaaaaacatggtGCAAATGCCTGAGGAATATATTTGAAGATGCTGTCATTTGAATACTTGGCTGCATCATAACATATAACGAAGAAGGATATGGGAAAAGAAACCAACTGTAGCccacacacaaatattttcatacagAGTAATAACAACACATGGTATattttaagtaaatattttaaacacaaacatATCTAAAGAAAAGAATCCAATGTACGTTATTTCATTTGCATCTTTCAAAACCACTGGAGAATTTCCATCTTCATTTGAAGTCTCAGAAGTTGGCCACTAAAAGCTAAATTTGCTAGACCAGTTGTATGATACCTTTAAGTGTTGTACCATTAAATTACCTCAGTTTGGGTTTTCTGTGGTCACTTTCCAGAGCAGATGAAAACAGTTGCCACAAGATTGTAGTATTTGTCTCTCTCAAGACTGCACTGTAACTACCACAGAGCTCCTGGGAAATATTTGTACATGTGCCTGCACCAATAAAGAAAGGACTGTATTTCCAGAAATCAGGTATTTGCAGTCTCAGAGAACCAGCAGTAAGATCCCAAGGCAAGTAAATCCTTGGAGAACAGGTAGTGGTAAGATGTGCACTTAAAGTCATTTGAGAAACTGCTTAAGAATCCACTATCCCAAaatagagaaaggaaaaaaatgtgaagagaATAATCTTGACAAGCCACAAATTTCCCTACAGGTCTGAAATTATGAACAGGAACCACTCAGGAGGGGACAAGTAGGTCAGATTACATAAAATAATGcactttataaagaaaataataaaaaagaaagcatagCCAAGCAACAAAAGGTAATGTAATTGGAACACAGAACAGTCCAAAAGCATTCCATAATATTACTGCTTGGAAGACAGACCAGGAAGAGCTGACACTGTTCAGTGAGATGGGGGAAACAcccacaggaaaagaaacaaaatctgtgTCTTTGCTAGAAAGATCAGCAGGAGCTACACAATGAACACAACATCAGCAACAAAAGGGTAAGGACTTGGgtcagagcagagagagaagaggttAGAAAGGACTTAGGttggattttttaatgttttctgcaAGCTTGAGCAAGCTGAGGTGAGTTGGTAGATGTCATGGAGAACTCAGGAAAGATGGACAAGATTGTAAAGAATAGAGGAAATATGAAAGGAACAAGGAAGAACATGAGAACTATTTTTAGTGAGCCTGATTTCAACACAAGAACAATACTTAGCAGTCATACAgtacttaaaaaagaaaaaaataatagtataGATTTCCAAAGCAAAAATTATGTCAAATcaaattttttcttctaaagagTGAAAGGCACTGTTAAAAACAGAGGAGCAGAAGATGGCATACAGTCTATGCTTTAAAAGGCTTTGATATTATCTCATATGATTATTCTCATAAATAGCTGAGGCAAGAATACTATAAAATTAATGCAAAACCTGTCAGAAAATCACAATACTTATTTGCAATTCAATGCTAACCCGTGAAATTATATGACATGTTACCCTAGATGAAGGGATTCAACATATTCATTAAGGATTTGAATGATGGGACACAACATATTCCTGAAAATTGCAGGTGACCTCAGGGTGGGAAGGCTGCAAGCAATGCAGAGGATGGAGCTGGAACTCAGAATATTCCTGTTAAATTGAAACACAGGGCTCCTACGTAAGTCAGTGAAAATTATGTCtctcaaattaaaaatacttacatGGATATTTAAGAAAGTTACTAGTCAGATATGGTCTTGAGAGGCTTTAATATAAATTAACATTATGAATTTTCCAAACTCAAgaacttaaaatgaaaaaatgccCTAGCAAAGCTTTCTTTCCCACTCATATGTTATGACAAGGCTTCTTAattatttagattatttttatttttgcatgaaGAGCTGCTGGCTTCTTCAGTGAACTTGAAGGATGCATGAGAAAACTCCTCAAGATCTTTTTTCACCTCCATCACCTAGATGAGGTCTTACAAGCTACCATGCCACACTGTTCAAATTCTGCCAAGCTGAGACaataattcatttattttttaatttttatatgaCAGTCTTCAATACCTATAGGCTAGAATAATTTAGATAATGGGAATATTAATCCTTCCACCAATTTCCAACACAGTGAAGCTAGTTAATCTAggcttccctctttccctgcaaGAACAGACCTTTCTAGATTGTGATTTATTTGAGCTGCTCTATATTAGGATGTTGCATAAATGTCTGCTGAACAACCAACAGCATCTAATGCAACAAGCTCATTAACATCTGTATCACAGACTGTGAAGTGCAGGGAAAATAATATGGTTTTATTGAAAAATACTCTGTTACCAGAGAGAAAAACACCATGTATTATAGGAGACCACCAGGGATCCCTAAACACACAAAGGCAAGGACAACACATATGTGGAAGATGGTGGAATGCTCCATAACCACCTGTGTAACTCGTATGGATACCTCAGGATAATAAACgtgtcccagctccagccagagGTGCATGTGGAAGGAGGACTGTCCCCCACGCACCTGGCGCCGGGATAAGGGATGGTGCCTTTTTAATACTCCATTCAGATCTATCCCCGAATTCCGGTGCAAAACCACGAAGTTCCCGGAGGGCACCACGCGGGGCAGCCACGGAAAAGATCCCGCCGCGTTTCCAGGGCGTGTCGGTGCCGAAGGGCGATCCCGAGCAGCGCCGGGATGTACCGGGACGAGCCGCCGGCACTGCGGacaagcagcaccagcagcggggccggggccgcggacCCCCGGAGCGCAGAGATGCGAtgggatagggatggggatgggccGAGGGCGGAGCCGCTCCCGCCGGGACGCGCCGTGTGCAGGGCCGGGGGCAGCACGAGGTGGGCTCTGGAGGCCACGGAGCTGGTTGGTGCTTCCTGGGGACAGTGGAGCTGCAAAAAGGCGCTTTTTATCGCGCGGGTCTCTCCATTAAGTTTGCGAGTCGCCCAACTCCAGCTCTTTCCCGACGGCTCCACTCCCTCTGCCCGGGGGGTTCAGCCGCACGTGCTGGTTTGCCCCTTTGTCCCAGGGCACCGCCCAAATGTGCTGGGACCAAAATAtctgccccctccctcctgctcccccctgCCTGGAAAAGGTTTCAGACtccatttctcctctccttttccagatGGAGCCAACGATGGAGTCCCTATTGTCTATTTTCGAGAGCTCTGCGAGCAGTGGTTCTGCAGAATATCCAGGTGAGATGGAAACTTTGGCTTCTAGAATGCTGGAGGGAAATGCGGGACTCACCACGTGGTGCCGGGAACATCGCAGACCTTCCCAGCTGGCTGCTCTGCcccgggatgggatgggatgccagGCTGAGGCAAGGCTGCCAGTGGTATTCCgtgtttctttctgctgtgggTTTTCCAGCACCCCTTTTAAGACAAGTCCCAGTTCCTTTGGAGTGAAGGGCAGCCAGCACACTgctcttttccaggcttttcCATGGCTGAGGAGGCTCTGAGGGAGTTGCACGGCCCCATCTGGAGGGCACAGACTCCCTAGCACTGGTAGGGATAGGCATGGAAGGTTGGTTGGTTCCCCTTCCACTGCTGGAGacctgggggctctgcagggctctcAGGGAATAATCAGCCTCGTGTCTGTAGCTTGAGGAAAGACTGCCCTGCCAGGGAACCTTTTTCATTGCTCTAGGAGAAAGCTGCCCCTTGGGTGTAATTCCTGGATGGCAGAGAGAGGACTCCCTTCCTGgggtggttggttggttggttttgttgctgaTATTTAGATCTTGGTAGTTGTGGTTAAGTAAATAGGGAGCATGTGGCCTCTTCAGGGACATGTTAGTTGAGGATTTTATTCCTTGGTGTCATAGGACTGAAACTGCACTGCAGAGTTTCATCTCTAGTGTAGAAAGCCTGgattggtttttgtttggtagCAGAATAACaaactttctgttttaatgGTTGgagtaatattttaaatggcAAATCGTCGATGGGAATTGCTGAGTTCTGTGCCTCATTAGTGAACACCTGAAGGCACTTGTAAAAATCAAGTGTGGCTAAGAGTGCATCAGGTAATCCCTGTAATTCTGTTACTGGTGAACCGATGTAAATACCAGATCTAATCAGCAGAGTCAAGACAACCAGACCTCACTGTGGGGGGTGTGGGCATTCAGTCATTATGAAATAAAGAGGTTGGAGCCTTTAGAAAAGAAAGGGCTGTGTTTGAATCTTTCTGGTGTTTCTTTGGAATGTATTTTATTCAGCTTGTCATTGTAAGGAAAGTAGGTATTGTTCTAGATGTAAAGATTGACAGAGGTGGTAAGAGTCAAGTGggagttaatttttttgtcaGTATGAAGGCCTTTACTTCTGATGCATAAAGACACAGTATTCTTACTGTTAAGTCAACTTACTCAAAACTGTTGTTGTGCTAATTAGGGCAAAACCCTGATGTGCCAACCTGTAAAaacctgatttattttttgcagtAAATGTGTGAAAACAACTTAAACCTCCCTGTTTGTTTGCTAGTGAAGGTTCAGTGGACTGCTTGGTGCTGAAGGATCCCCACCCAAATGCCCACCTTTATAACAGAGTGTTCTTTCTAATTTAACAGTCTGGTTATCTTTTGAGCAAAGTCTGGGGGAACAAAAAACTGTAAGTAGGTATTTGTGATGTGTGAGATGTTTCAGCATTCCTTCCTTCATTTTGCTATTCCCTGAGGGGCAGAACTCCAAGGaaatggggaggggaaggaagagaagaggtAGGTTTCTtacttctctcttcctccctttgcCACTTCCCCCCTGCTTTTTGCCTCTTGTCTCAACCTTCAgactttcccttcctctttggGAAAGGGCAATCCTAGTGTAAAATGAAGCTGGGCCTAAGAAATTCAGTTCTTTTACAAGGAGCAGCTTGTCTGCCTTAGGGAGACAGGAGTGTTgaattcttctctttctccctcagGGGGCTGTGAGGAAGAGAAAGGCATCCCTGCAGatctgcagctggaggagccGCCTCAGGTACCCGGGGCCCCCAGCCCAGAGAAGGGGGCAGCCTGTAATGACCCCCCTCCCCAGAAAAGATACACCAGGAAACTCGTCCTCAGCGCTGATGGCCAGAAACTGTGCCCAGAAGAGAAACCTTCCTTCAAGTGccaggaatgtgggaagggcttcaagGGACACAGTAGGCtcctgaaccacctgcaaaTCCACAACAGAGACAAAAGGTTTGTGTGTGCAGAATGCGGGAAGAGCTTTACCAGGAAGGCCAACCTGGTGGTTCACCAGAGAGTgcacacaggggagaggcctTACAAGTGCAAGGCATGTGAGAAAACCTTCAGCTGTgcctccagcctccttgctcaCCACAAAACCCATCTGAAAGAGAAGCCCTTCTCCTGCACCTTGTGCAGAAGAAGCTTCAGTGGCAACACGGCTCTCCTGCAGCATCAGAGAGTCCATGCAGATGAGAAGCCCTGCAGGCGTCCCGAGGGTGGGAACAGCTCCTGTGTGAGCCCAAACTCCACCAAGCAGCAGCATTTGAGAGCGAGACCCAATGACCACACAGCAGGTAACTGAGCTGATCTctgttgcattttatttccagttgtACAGGATCCCAGTGGATATATCAGATATTCTGGCCTCTGTTTATTCCTGAACACCTTTCCCCTTTGCTGTGGCTATGA from Pithys albifrons albifrons isolate INPA30051 chromosome 3, PitAlb_v1, whole genome shotgun sequence includes these protein-coding regions:
- the LOC139669563 gene encoding uncharacterized protein; amino-acid sequence: MDIISQVIHDCETCAAIKQAKRLKPLWYGGHWDKYRYGEAWQVDYITLPQTHQGKRYVLTMVEATTGWLETYSIYPRIPVQNHEVPGGHHAGQPRKRSRRVSRACRCRRAIPSSAGMYRDEPPALRTSSTSSGAGAADPRSAEMRWDRDGDGPRAEPLPPGRAVCRAGGSTRWALEATELVGASWGQWSCKKALFIARVSPLSLRVAQLQLFPDGSTPSARGVQPHVLMEPTMESLLSIFESSASSGSAEYPGGCEEEKGIPADLQLEEPPQVPGAPSPEKGAACNDPPPQKRYTRKLVLSADGQKLCPEEKPSFKCQECGKGFKGHSRLLNHLQIHNRDKRFVCAECGKSFTRKANLVVHQRVHTGERPYKCKACEKTFSCASSLLAHHKTHLKEKPFSCTLCRRSFSGNTALLQHQRVHADEKPCRRPEGGNSSCVSPNSTKQQHLRARPNDHTADANQPEFISLHPEEEQRCGAEKCERDHLNVVSEELKKMKEIMDMLLLNQHSQLQVLQEIQKQLNVLVPGNALVNSSVYGLGVLLGQQAAADTAVSCPLLSPSRVLCENGSALSLSSDPGILPTSQLPNSQDPAASRACSVLCRERVQWKHV